tgattCTTGATTAGAGAGATGGACAATATTCCTACTATCATGTCTCAGCTCCTTCTGATTTGGCAAAGAGGCAAGATATCATTCTGTGCTTgtctctctctccttttccTCTGCCCCTTAGCCTACAACGGCGCCGCCATATTCTGCATCAGCTTCCCTTTCCCGGGGAAAACTCCGCCCGAGCCGGCCAGTTTTTTGCCGGAATATGTTCCCGTTGTCCCTTCAACCGAAAACTTCACCACCGTTTTGCCTCTCCTGCAAAGTAATAATCAAAACATGGTGGTTTCGACGAAACGGCCTGCGTTGCATCGCCCGAAAATAAGGAAATTCGACGACAATGTCGCCAAGATTCTCCGGTACGAAGCTGTGAAGAAGCGGTTTGAATTGAAAGTGATCAAGTTTTTCAAACGGAATTCGTGTAAGTTTCGCTTCTTCATGACTTGGATCTCCTCGGTCGAGTCTTTCGGGGATAGGGAGCTGCTGTGTGTTGAAAGCGTGTTCAAAACACACCCCAACGGCTGCTTGATCATCGCGTCGACCTCGTTGGATTCGCGGCAAGGGAGGTTGATTTTGAGGCCCTTTTCAGACATGGGATTCAAGGTTGCTGCAATGACACCAGACTTCAGTTATCTGCTGAGGAGCACTGCAGCAGCCGCGTGGTACAACCGGCTGAAGCGTGGGGATGTGAATCCGGGAGAGATCTCTCTAGGCCAGAATTTGTCAAATTTGCTGAGAATAGGCCTTCTGTATAGGTTTGGTGGGATTTATCTTGACACGGATGTGTTGGTGTTGAAGAGTTTTGGGGAGCTGAGGAATGTGATTGGAGCTCAGAGTATTGATCTTGCTACGGGCAACTGGAGCAGGCTGAACAACGCGGTGATGGTCTTCGACAAGGGGCATCCTGTGGTGCGTGAGTTCATGGAGGAGTTCGCGCGCACGTTTGATGGGAACAGATGGGGCCACAATGGGCCTTACTTGGTGTCGAGAGTGGTTGCGAGGGTGAGTGGGAGGCCCGGGTTCGATCTCACTGTGTTGCCACCCTTGGCGTTCTATCCCGTGCGTTGGAACAGGATTGGTGGCCTTTTTGAAGGGCCAAAGAGTTTGAGGCATTCGAAGTGGATGGCTGCGAAGCTCAGGCAGATTCGGAGCGAGAGCTTTGCTGTTCATCTCTGGAATAAACAGAGCAGGCAGTTTGAGGTTGAGAAAGGAAGCATCATTCAAGACTTGATGTTCAGTTCCAGAGTTGTCACAAATTCTTCTGTCtttgaatgaatatatatttcttgTCTTTTCACCAATTCATCATGTTTATGAATAATTGTTCTGTTTTTACAAGTTTTTAGATCAAATGTAGCTACTGGTTCTTATTTTATGTGTATGTACAGTTCCTGCAGATgaatacaaaacaaaactacCACAGAGAAAACATGCATTGCATCACAGTTGAATGGCGGGACAACTGGCTTTGTAGTTTGTACCATGTGAAAGTGAGGAGTGATGGTAGGTTAGTCATGCAAGTTCTTGCACACAGACTCAGTTGGAACATCAAATGAGCATTCTTTTGTTCAGAAAAATCTCTTGAAAGAGTGGttaagtaattgaaatatgatgATTCAGACAAAAATTGGCGGTTATTAGACTTTAAATAcataaagaaaatgacaaaatctTATATATATGAGCCAACATTCACTTTACTTGGTTTTGCATAAAGCaaatttggttttgttatcaCTCTCTTTGAATAAGATGCTGCACATCTTGGAGCTCTACTTCACCATCTTCCCAATAACTGTCGTTTTGGAAGAGCAACTCGATCTGCTCGAGCGATTTGCCCTTCGTTTCTGGGACGTACTTGTAGACAAACGCAACAGAAAGAGCTGAAATCGCTGCAAACACCAAAAATGTGCCTCCAACTGTTATAGCATGGTTGACTGAGAGGAATGACATTGCAATGATGCCGCTGCTCACTCTGCTCCCCACGGAGCCAATGGCGGATGCCTGAGCCCGGAGCTTCAAGGGGAAGATCTCCGATGACACGACCCAACATATAGGGCCAATCCCAACAGAGAAGAAAGCAACATtcccacacacacacaaaatagCCAGAGAAATCCCAAACATGCTGTTGCCCATAGTCGAGAGCGTTAGGCCTAACGTGAACAAACAAACAGTCATCCCGATGGTGCTCACGTAGAGCAGTGGCTTCCTACCAGCTTTGTCGATGAGAAGTATCGCGATCAAGATGAATATCGTCTTTGTGAAGCCAACAGCAACAGTTGCAGCCAGAAGCTGAGTGTTTCCTCGAATCCCAGCATGCTTGAAGATGGTGGGGCTGTAGTATACCGTTGCATCAATCCCCGTCATCTGCTGGAACATCTGAATCCCACAGCCGGTGATCAGCATCCGCCTGACCCCCGGTGTAGGATTCAGCATCTCACGCCACACAGCCTTATCCTCGGACCTGTCCTTGATCATGAACCTTGCAGCTTCCTGTATCTCAGCCAGCTTCCCCTCAACTTCACCAGCATTCTCGTTCGTCCTAAACAGCACGCTCCGTGCCTCATCAATCCGGTTCTGCATGACCAGCCACCTCGGTGACTCAGGGATGACAAACAACGCGCCACCAATGAAGATAGAAGGGAGAATCCCCACAGCAAGCATGATCCTCCAGTTTATATGTGCAGGTAGTCCAGAAAAGGCATAGTTCGAGATGTAGCCAAGGAGGATGCCTAGATTGATGAAGATTTCGGGGAAGGAAGTGAGGGATCCTCTGGAGACAGTAGGGGCTATTTCAGCAATGTAAACAGGTGTGATCATGACTCCAAACCCCATCCCTATTCCTGCTAGGAGCCTCCCCATGATCAACACTGTGAAAGACGAAGCAAGAGCCATGATGCCGGCACCCAATTGGAACACCATGGCTGCAAACGCGATCGTCCATTTTCGCCCAATAGCATCCGAGGTTTTCCCCCCTGCTAGACTCCCTAGCAGAGATATGATGCTTAGGATTCCAACAAAcacttcttcttcaacttcacTAATCTTTAAATCCTCTTGAATGAACAAAATGGCTCCACTCATTACCCCCACATCTGCAAATTCCCAACTATCCTACTTAGATTTCATCACaaagtatgaaaaaatatgcAGATAAACTCAATTTACAAAATGGAGCAAAAAGTTGAGATGATGAATTATGATTGATGGTTAAAAAAGAAGCAATGCACCAACCGTAGCCAAGAAGCACAGAATTGAGAGAGGCGAAGATGGAGCACGCCATGACATAGTTGCTGCTGCTCCTATTCCTGATAATCCCATTTTCTTCAAATGGATATGATACACAAACATCCTCGTCCTGACTCACATCCGAATTCATGCTTCTGTACTTTCTCAAAGCCCCCCTCCCATTTTCTTGGAGACTCATATCTccctctatttttatggaatgggGGGgagaaaaatttaatctttttctatttctataaTTTCGGGTTCATTGTTAGATGAACATCAACATCCGATGAAAAACGAAGGAGCAACGAATATAGGGAAGTGGTGGCAAAATTAAATCTCTGTCTGAATAATAACgataaaaatatgagtcaATATTTTGACTTTGCAATGAATGTTGTTATTGCAGATGAATAGCCATGTCTTGTTTGGTAAATCTGTCctgaaagagaaaatgaaatagagaACTGGATGACGGAGATAAATGTGCATTAAATTctcatcaaaattatgaacccctccaatatttttgaaaattagataGAAATTTATGAAGtttaaaattgttatttaattactttttgataaaaaatttggGTCAACcaagtataatataatattcatattttttaatcaaatgttattgttttctttttacaatccacatatttttctctatagaaatctaaatattttattaaatatatctaGATAATTAGTGATCCATTATCTAGATAATTCTATTATAAAGTATATAgatattctattataaatattactccctccgttcctaaaagtttgtcccatttttctatttccgtcTGTCCTACAAAACTTGTCCcctttcactttttaccattttttctttgtagtggatctcatatttcactaacccattcctactcacattttattataaaactaatatatcaaagaaccttccactaactttttcaactcatttttcattacatgtCTTAAAGCCTATGCCGGATCAAAGTTCTACAATATTTGGGAATGGAGGGATTAAATATTTCTAatgcaaaaatcaaatttattttcttttattctaaCAAAAGACATGCATTCCAAATATGTATAAACATATTATATGTGAAATTAATTAGGttgcaacaaaaaaaaaaggttgcaTGGCAAAGTCGTGCGCAAAGTTAGAAGGGAGCAAGAGAGCTGGCGGTCGCCGATCGCAGGAAGGAAATCAGCTTTCTGCATCTGAAAGAATATGAGAAGAACACGAAGGACGCAAAAAAAAAGGTGGAGTTGATATCAAGAAAGCAAATTGCTATCTGGATAAGAATCAAGGCACATGGGGAAATACTAATTTAGctaaaaatatgttatttcaTCTTCATGGCTCTAACATGTAACACTATATTAAGGAAGAAATAGTATGAGTTTTGAATAGAAAACAGAGATCTCAGAAGAATTGCACATCGACATCAAATTGATTGCATCAAGTAAAAATTCAGTAGAACACCAAATTTGTACTTCTATGTGTCACACTATGAGATGacaagattttaaaaaatttgttgcTAATTCGTGTTGTTCTATATTCTGGCTCCATAGGCGAAATGATTCAACCTTGTATGCATACAATTCATACCTCTGTCGTCCTGGTCGCAACAACAACCCAAAAATTCACCGTGATCAACATCATTGAAATCGAGCTTCGCGCGACTGGCCCATACATGGTAACAAGTCTTGGATACAATCGCCGATTGAGCTGCATCACGTTAAGTCAACGAGGACTGCAAGACTTCATTTGGCAGATTATCCGCCATTGAAGTAGCAGAGCTCAAGAATCAAAGATATATTACTACAAAATGATGATTCTGATaggaatagaaaaaaaaggaaagataaaTATGATTCTGATAGGaataggaaaaaaatgaaaagagaaaatgaaatagagaACACTATGGACGCaagataaatttaataatttagtctACGACAATTTTTTCAAGATTCAAAATAATGAACTTTGGTGTGtccaataattttgataattacttataaaatttataaagtttgaatttgttatcaaatattcaataataaaaaaattgggtcatataatatttatattttttaatcaaatgtgattgtttcgaaaatcacattttggacccgaaaattacaaattaagacatactttttactattatgCCCTTGAGGCTAATAAGGGTGTAAATGTATTTTTGTCAGTTTGTTGTCAACGTCGAACCCTTTTGTAGAtctttttattagttttatctCTATGTTCTTCGTGGCAGATAATGATCCATTTTTTACCATTTGGCCCTTAAGACCACTAAGGGcattgttttcatttgttcaATTCCAATATTGACAAAGATACCGCCATAAGTGGGTGGAGATTATAGAAACGGAGGAGGGATATGCTTCCTTTTATTCAATCCCAACACAACCGGAACCGGTGATTCACGGTTCAACATTTTCATGAACCTGTACCGGTCTGGCAGGGTCCTAGGCGGTTCAGGTTCCGGTGCTGGTTCAAAACCGTCGGTTTTCgcaccttgttcgagctcctcttgaggacattatcaaacgagactcacctcgtgcacatttcaacataatagcaatcctagcatcgctagatattaatcatcACTATCCAATAAAGTTGCCGCCATCACGATCGATTGCTCACTTTCTTTATCTTTATCGCCACCAAGAGAGAATGATATATAAACACTAATTTTGAAGCTGTATGATTTATCCAAAATGGTTGAAACTCCCCAAAGCTTCATTTTTGCTCCATGCTTGATCTAATTCTTTTCTACCCAACCCAACCTCGCTTCGCCATGGTACGGCACCGCCCAACCCCCACTAGCTCCGTTGCTGCCAGTTCCAAGTCAAGAATCCTTTCTGGAAGATCCTTCATAATCTTAATCTATGCTTGATTCCACGAACGGGTGACCTCCTATGAATTAAGCAAACAACTCTACTTTTAAGGAGCCGAAGAATTTGATATTCCAACCTTCTATCTTCTTTGGAACACATGCATCAAAAAGAGCTTGACCAATTAATCTATCTCTGCCCGTTGAACCAATTAATCTGCAAAAGAATTTGGGTACTTACAACAAAGTGACAAACtgacaaaaaaatcacaaaatcaaaacagaaaTATGTTTacactttaatatttatatttgtgatttgtatttttgacccaaaatgtggaaaaatcacaaaatcaaaacagaaTGGTAAAAAGCTTGTCTTAATTTGTGATTTGTATTTTTGACCCAAAATGTGGTTTTGGAAACGATtactcaatttattttcttttattctaaCAATAAAGACATGCATTGTACGAGTTttgtagtactccatccgtttcccattaggagtcacgCTTCCGTTTCTGcacttgttttataaaaataatactggAAAGTTGGTTTTCAGCTAATAGGGTTCTTCCtaactttttgtttttgtttttagatCAAAATGTATGACTTTCGTgcttttgtatatttttttttctcgtagAATTCTGATTAAAGTAATATTCCACCTGATCACAATTTAAAGATTTATTTCaaccataatttaaatatttaatttgttattttgagATGCCCATGATTTAAgcaatcatttatttttgccACTATTCGTATACGGACccatattatactattattcatattccattataaaattaatagtactactaaaaattggaattatagttcattaactttttctattcactttacaaatcaaacaaaatttctaaaatttgtaCTGAGTTAAAATAGCTCTTTAAATAATAGACAGAGGGAGCACTACTAATTTAGCATATGTTATCATCTCCATGGCTCTAACATGTTACACtatgttaaaaatgaaatacttcctccgtccgtgAAGTATTGTCcagttttgtcatttcggtccTTCCACGAAATGTTTTTCACTTTgcttttttaccatttttggtaaatggaccCTTCTTTCAACTAATTGAATTACACTCATATTTCtgttataaaaacaatatataaatgtgacacctacattccactaatttttttctactcacttttttttttcacatttcttaaaattcgtgccaaATCTAACTTACACAATATTTTGTAGAGGAACGGAGTAGAATTTTGACTCAAAAGATAGTTCTAATTTTTGCTTACTTTGACCAAAGATTGAGAAGAATTGCAAGTCAGGCAAAAATTTACAAGGACACTTATTTTGGAAtaataagtagtactccctccatttcatagtaatagagtcattttgccattttagtacgttccatagtaatagagtcatttctcttcttattaaatgtcaatacatttttccgcacctactttactttctgttactttattctttcttcatctctctacctttttcattttccatattacttaactcacctaatacaacttttttaattttcgtgccgaaaagaaacgctttcattattataaaacagatggagtacaatataagatccaacaaataatatattaaacacAAATGAACATCAAAAAATTCCATAAAACAATCACTAATCCACATACCCAATGAATCAAGCtcatgaatttattcatagccAAGTTCCAAGAATATGATCACGTGcaacaatttttaaatcaaaattaaaaataaaacagaaaattacTTATAAAAATGGTTGAATTGCTTGGCCCAATAAGATGTCCACTAACATGGAGTAGGCCCATTTGTAGCCCAAGTAAACATTTCacagaaattgaaaaatgccCAACAGTTATCTGAAACGGTCGACGGAAAATCACAGAGATTTGAAGCCGCTTCCGATTCCGACAAATTAAATCTAGATACGAAAGGGGGATTAAATTAGGGTTGATTCAGATTTTGCAAAGTTCAAAATGCCGGTGGAAGTTGCGAACGGTGTCGCAGAATCTCTGACGGTGCACAAAGGCGATCTCAAATCACAGAACCCTAACGCCGCCGCGAAGAAGTCACGGGAAACCGAGAGGCGCAGGAGGAGGCGGAAGCAGAAGAAGAACAAACACAGCGTCGCTAACGGAGATGAAAGCGACACTGACGGCGTAGCGCATGACAGTTCTAAAGAGAACTCCGATCCTCTAAAGGTACTCAAGTTTATCGAGCGGTGTGTTTAGAAGGGCTCGAGTTAGGGGAAATGATGGTTAGCTGGTGTAGAAATGGAGAGTGTTCGTCGGTTTGGTTTTACATCTGCATAGTTTAGGTTTTGGTATGCTGAAGCTATATGAATGGAACTGTTTGGACCGTTGAATCCTATATAATGTGCTactgttttgaaaaaatcactTGATGCTGTTGCAAATGCTAAGCGAATGATGCATATAGTAATGACTAATGAATGATTCATACTCGTGCAAAGTGAGAAAAAAGTTGTAGTTCATAGCTTGTTTCCGTAGGATCTCAAAGTAAAGACCGGGTGTCCTAGATATGGAATATGTGGAAGCTGGCCAGTTCGTGACTAGTGGTTCACGCGgctttatttatataactTTGGAATGTGCAACTGTTACTAGTAATGGAAGTGTTTCTTCAACTTGTTGCACTTTAGTATCTTCTCCATTATTTGCCCTCACTTGAGCAATTCTATTGCCATAGAgcatttttagtttcaatgtGTTAGTATTGGATGGTTGACAATTATATGAATTAAGTAGCGGCAGGGTTTCTGATATTAGCATTGTAGCGGATTCTTAGCTCATTAAAATAGACCTAACCTCCGTTTCCTCGTTCTTGTGTAATCATCAGGATTTGGAACTAGTAGAAGTTGAATATGTACCAGAAAAAGCTGAATTGGATGGCGTTGATGATGAATTCAGGAAGATTTTtcagaaatttaatttcttggaCAATGCGATTGCGGAGGTAAGAATATGGTTCATTTGATATCAAATTTTGTTCCTTTGTTATGTTGCCCCTTTCTTGTTgctaatttgtttttgttggagCATATGCCTGATCTGTACTTCCATTCTTGTTTCTTCAGGAGaatgataaaattgatgaGACTGCCCCTGATACAACGTTAAAGAAAAAGGCAGACTCAGAttcagaagaagaagaacagGATACTCagcaaaaagaaaagggaatctctaataaaaagaaaaaggttcTCCTCTAAGAGACATGGTTTTGGTGTTTGATCTTATCCATCACAGCAACCTTATAATGCTTATGTAATCTTGTTCTCTTGCAGCTTCAACGCCGAATGAAGATTGCTGAATTGAAGCAGATTTGTACAAGACCGGATGTTGTTGAGGTCGAAactgaattttttaaatgtattttgTTAAACTGTTTTGATCTTGCTTCCACCTATTTCTTCCTTCATACCAGCCTTGACATGCTCGTTTTATGATGCAAGCTTTGATATGCTAGTTTTATGAGAGTTGTTACGTGTTGATAATGAACTTATAACTATGCTCTGTAGTctgaaaatatcattatttctGCATCACGTCTATGACACCAGCTTGTTGTTGAAGTGGAACTGCTACTTAGTACTTACTGTGAACTTTACCCAACATTGTTGCTAATTCAAATGATGATGGAGAACTACTTTTGTCGTTGTCTATTTTTTCATACATCAACTCTTTAAATGCATGATCATAGGCTGTCTTATATAAAGTTAATAAGGATTATGTCACATTATGCCCCACCTTTCCCAATTCAAGACCAGTATTATTATGTTGGCATTATGTATCACACAGTCCTTCATGTCTGTCGATGCAACATATATGATATTCTTGTTAAGAGGGTTTATTTCGGTCGGTCTTAATGGATTTTCTCAAATTCCCCTTGCCTGAGAATAACTGAGCCATCTCAGGAGAAGTTACTCACCTGATAGTTTTGAACAAAGAGGGAAGTTCTTAAAGGATTGGTGCATTCCTGCTTTTTCTAGGATTAGATTATGTGTTAGGGTGCTGAACAACAACTGCTTTTGAGTCCACTTTGGAATATTTGAAGTCGTAACAACTGCACAACAACTAGTAATTCAAACActtacttttctttcattCTAGGTATGGGATGCAACTTCATCAGATCCAAAACTGTTGGTGTATTTAAAGTCGTACCGAAACACTGTTGCAGTGCCACGACACTGGTGCCAGAAAAGGAAGTTTTTACAGGTGAATCGTTATATCTGAGTTGCATGGTGGGATAAGTATGCCTTTCTTTACTAATAAGTAATGAGTACTGCTTTCATTGTTAGATGTCATGTAACATATTTATCAGAGGCATTATGGCTggttcaattaattaatggggGTTAGGGGAGACTGTGATGGGCGATAAGCCAATGAAATTTGTCTTATATGTATATACCATTCTTGCAGGGGAGCTGCAGTGGAACTTGTGGAGCCTTGGCATGTAGGTGTTTGCAGGGGAAACCTTGTATGAAATATGTTTATCATACTGGCTAGCTTGGGTTGGGTGTTGGCCATACCATAACCCTTCCTAATGTGCCCTTAAAAAACAACCTTatcagaaataaaatttaaattctgGATATCACTATGCTAGGAATTTACTGGGGattcttttttggttttatttgtaTCAACTAGTTCACAACTTCTTTGATGACTGCTTTTCAGGGAAAGAGAGGTATTGAAAAGCAGCCTTTTCAACTTCCTGATTTCATTGCTGCCACAGGAATTGAGAAAATTAGACAAGTGAGACTTGTTTCCCTTCTGTTCTTATGCATATCATCCTCGttaatatctttaattgtGCAACTCTTATGAcatatttaaatgattaatGATGATTTTGTATGATTCTTATCTAATCTCCACTGCATCATATTTGACAGGCTTACATTGAAAAGGAGGATAGCAAGAAGTTAAAACAAAAGCAACGCGAGAGAATGCAGCCTAAAATGGGAAAGATGGACATTGATTATCAGGTATTTAAGTATCCTAAGTTTTTGTTCCTACATATCTGGTTCTAATTGCACATATTGGAGGGTGTATCATGTATGGATTGTTTCATTTGCtagattttctttttatggCTTTGCATCACCTTTCTTGACAGTCAACTTCCTGTTTAAACGTGTGTAGGTTCTTCATGATGCCTTCTTCAAACATCAGACTAAGCCGAAATTAACATATCACGGTGACTTGTATTATGAGGGGAAGGAATTTGAGGTATGATACCTTGAGTGTCATCGATGACTCTCCCTCATAGATTtgtatatgtttttttatgaactaGTATGGGCGCCCCCTCTATGGAGATGTTTTCGGCTTTGTGCACCAAGATCAGCCCAATTATGAGGTAAAGTTACATAGTACTCCACATTATAACTGTTTTCATGAAATGCTTCCCACTTTATAAGGgatgcattttattataaatttaccTCCATGTCATTTATACCCACTGATTTTCAGGAAGAACCTATTGATAAGAGTAAGCACTGGGGTGacttggaggaggaggaggaagaggaagaagaggaagaggaagaggaagaagaagaggaggaacAGATGGCAGAAGAGGAACTTGAAGATGGCATTCAGTCTGTTGACAGCCTTTCAAGGTTAAAGACATGCTATGCTCTTTTACGTTGATATTTTTGATAGTACTATACACTAGGGACTGGTGTATATATCTTTGTGAGTTGCTCTAACTGATTATCTGGTGGATGGTTACAGCACTCCTACTGGCGTTGAAACCCCTGACGTTATTGATCTTCGGAAACAGCAGAGGAAGGAACCTGATAGGCCTCTCTAccaagtaattatttttttcttttttttttctttatggaattgttaccattttttatttcaacgTTTCTAGTTGTATTAACTTgttcttttgttttgtgtgaaggtgcttgaagaaaaagaagagaagattgCACCAGGAACGCTGCTTGCACCTGGCCACACGTATGTCAACATCACAAACTTcacattttagatattttgttcCATTctgaattctaattttttgttttcaattatgTTTGATACAGGTATGTCATTAACACTGGAACACAGGACAAAACTGGTGCAAAGAGGGTAAGTAGTTTTCATCTTGTCCTATACATATAAAGGACATGTATGTacatattgaaattgaagtttaacTTTTTATGAATCTTGAAGTCATTTTATGTATCTTTCTTGTGGTTGGCTGGTGAGGTATACTATTGTATCATGTTAGCTTGACATAGAGAAGGAACATTTCAGATGTTATTTGGATTAAACactaaattgaatttattgtgTCAATATGACTTCCCTTCTCACATCTCTTTTACATTCTTCATCATGTCAGGTTGATTTGCTAAAAGGTCAGAAATCAGATAAGGTGGATGTCACACTAGCACCAGAGGAGTTGGATGGGATGGAGAACGTTTTACAAGCCAAGTACGTAGCagacatttatattttttccctttttatcGCATGTAAGATAACCTCTACTCCTGTACTGCCTCGTCTTTCCTAGGTATGAGGAAGccagagaagaagagaagttgCGTACACAGAAGGAGGATTTCAGTGATATGGTCGCTGAGGTACACACAGTGAATGATGCCATTATTAATAAGTTCAGTTATTGTGTAATGTTAAGGAagatgtgacattttttgagATTGTTGCAGAATGCGAACAAGCGGAAGCGAAAGATGCAGGAGAAGGAGAAACAATCaaagaagaaggatttcaagttTTAATTGCTGCAACTTTGTTGCTGGAGATTCCGTGGACAGGTTTGAATGTAGTTGTTGGGGTACGTATGCTTAGGACGTGCTACGGGTTCAACTGTTGTCCTCACCTGACCAGGGCCACATTTTTGGCTCTGTTCCTACTGTATCAATTTTGCTTCAACATCTGTGACTCTGTTATAAGATGAAAAATGCctgatctctctctctctcacacacacacacacacctgTTTAAGTTTCATAGTTGCTCGTGAAGGTTGAAGAAGCCCAGTGCAGAttactatgttgatattttggcAATGATGGATTGATTGA
The nucleotide sequence above comes from Salvia hispanica cultivar TCC Black 2014 chromosome 5, UniMelb_Shisp_WGS_1.0, whole genome shotgun sequence. Encoded proteins:
- the LOC125186122 gene encoding probable polyol transporter 4, producing MSLQENGRGALRKYRSMNSDVSQDEDVCVSYPFEENGIIRNRSSSNYVMACSIFASLNSVLLGYDVGVMSGAILFIQEDLKISEVEEEVFVGILSIISLLGSLAGGKTSDAIGRKWTIAFAAMVFQLGAGIMALASSFTVLIMGRLLAGIGMGFGVMITPVYIAEIAPTVSRGSLTSFPEIFINLGILLGYISNYAFSGLPAHINWRIMLAVGILPSIFIGGALFVIPESPRWLVMQNRIDEARSVLFRTNENAGEVEGKLAEIQEAARFMIKDRSEDKAVWREMLNPTPGVRRMLITGCGIQMFQQMTGIDATVYYSPTIFKHAGIRGNTQLLAATVAVGFTKTIFILIAILLIDKAGRKPLLYVSTIGMTVCLFTLGLTLSTMGNSMFGISLAILCVCGNVAFFSVGIGPICWVVSSEIFPLKLRAQASAIGSVGSRVSSGIIAMSFLSVNHAITVGGTFLVFAAISALSVAFVYKYVPETKGKSLEQIELLFQNDSYWEDGEVELQDVQHLIQRE
- the LOC125190956 gene encoding lactosylceramide 4-alpha-galactosyltransferase-like; protein product: MDNIPTIMSQLLLIWQRGKISFCACLSLLFLCPLAYNGAAIFCISFPFPGKTPPEPASFLPEYVPVVPSTENFTTVLPLLQSNNQNMVVSTKRPALHRPKIRKFDDNVAKILRYEAVKKRFELKVIKFFKRNSCKFRFFMTWISSVESFGDRELLCVESVFKTHPNGCLIIASTSLDSRQGRLILRPFSDMGFKVAAMTPDFSYLLRSTAAAAWYNRLKRGDVNPGEISLGQNLSNLLRIGLLYRFGGIYLDTDVLVLKSFGELRNVIGAQSIDLATGNWSRLNNAVMVFDKGHPVVREFMEEFARTFDGNRWGHNGPYLVSRVVARVSGRPGFDLTVLPPLAFYPVRWNRIGGLFEGPKSLRHSKWMAAKLRQIRSESFAVHLWNKQSRQFEVEKGSIIQDLMFSSRVVTNSSVFE